A single Prochlorococcus marinus XMU1410 DNA region contains:
- a CDS encoding pyridoxal phosphate-dependent aminotransferase, whose product MNDFDPVNNLFPKPREEIINMQSYSAPLENRRNLLRLDFNENTLGPSPKVLEALQAIKLDEISIYPEYNFLKKFLCDKYLDSRKFGNDEIGIFNGADAAINAIFNCFGEKDQIFLTTNPTFGYYSPCAEIRGMKKISCSYIGENFLFPIEEFREKIIKHNPKLIFICNPNNPTGTVLSSHEIINLANINNNSLIVVDELYEKFNGDSLLESIDFEKNKNILIIQSLSKTAGLAGLRIGFTFGNKSLIQYINKVTGPYDVNSFAITAALAALKDKSYIDNYVLEVKKAREWILNKFKSTKIRTHFSGGNYFLIWPKKDPKILIQQMRKKGILIRSMENKKDIGNSIRVSIGTKEQMIFFWDNYKILDLKN is encoded by the coding sequence ATGAATGATTTTGATCCAGTAAATAATCTTTTCCCAAAACCAAGAGAAGAAATAATAAATATGCAGTCTTACTCTGCACCCTTAGAAAATAGAAGAAATTTACTACGCTTAGACTTTAATGAAAATACTTTAGGTCCAAGTCCTAAGGTTTTAGAGGCATTACAAGCGATAAAATTAGATGAGATTTCAATTTATCCAGAATATAATTTTTTAAAAAAATTTTTATGTGATAAATATCTTGATTCAAGAAAATTTGGTAATGATGAAATCGGAATTTTCAATGGAGCAGATGCAGCAATAAATGCAATTTTCAATTGCTTTGGAGAAAAAGATCAGATATTCCTAACCACAAATCCAACTTTTGGTTACTATTCTCCTTGTGCAGAAATCCGAGGAATGAAAAAAATAAGTTGTTCTTACATTGGAGAAAATTTTCTATTCCCCATAGAAGAATTTAGGGAAAAAATAATAAAGCATAATCCAAAGTTAATATTTATTTGCAATCCAAATAATCCAACAGGAACTGTTCTAAGCTCTCATGAAATAATTAATTTAGCCAATATCAATAACAATTCATTAATAGTTGTTGATGAACTATATGAAAAATTTAATGGAGATAGTCTTCTTGAATCGATAGATTTTGAAAAGAATAAAAATATACTAATAATCCAATCTCTTTCAAAAACTGCAGGTCTAGCTGGTTTAAGAATTGGTTTTACTTTTGGCAATAAAAGTTTAATTCAGTACATTAATAAAGTTACAGGACCATATGATGTAAACAGCTTTGCTATAACAGCTGCATTAGCAGCACTTAAAGACAAATCATATATTGATAATTATGTTTTAGAAGTAAAAAAGGCGAGGGAATGGATTTTAAATAAATTTAAATCAACAAAAATCAGAACTCACTTTAGTGGCGGTAATTATTTCTTAATTTGGCCAAAAAAAGATCCTAAAATATTAATACAACAGATGAGAAAAAAAGGTATTCTTATTAGAAGTATGGAAAACAAAAAAGATATCGGTAATTCTATAAGGGTTAGTATTGGAACTAAAGAACAAATGATTTTTTTCTGGGACAATTACAAGATATTAGATTTAAAAAATTAA
- the argS gene encoding arginine--tRNA ligase, translating to MLIIFKELTKQFEQSLLDSLEKNDKEGEFAILSKNLITQSSKEEFGDYQCNVCLSLSKIYKKNPRDISNDFINLLNKNKSIAKLCKSLEIAGPGFINIKLKDEVLINEIKSNIQCNRAGIPLIRKDLDGGLSNKVIVDFSSPNIAKEMHVGHLRSTIIGDSISRIFELRGYEVLRLNHVGDWGTQFGMLITQLKDLYSNDLEEIGKIKISDLVEFYKESKKRFDNESEFQKRSREEVVKLQSGDIKSIKAWKLLCDQSRKEFDEIYKNLKIKIEERGESFYNPFLKSVIDDLNLEKILVEDQGAKCVFLDGMTNKEGKPLPLIIQKKDGGFNYATTDLAAIRYRFNKPPNGDDASRIIYVTDHGQANHFAGVFQVAKKAKWIPENCQVDHVPFGLVQGIDGKKLKTREGKTIRLKDLLNEAVRRAKEDLLKRLEDEDRYETEEFIANTSRIIGLGAVKYADLSQNRITNYQFSFDKMLSLNGNTAPYLLYTLVRILGIKRKNDFVYESKDFQYVNYEHKSEWKLIRKLLRFDEVIISIEKDLMPNRLCNYLFELCQTFNRFYDQVPILKEEKNIKISRLNLCDLTAKTLKLSLELLGIETLERM from the coding sequence ATGCTAATCATTTTTAAAGAATTAACAAAACAATTTGAACAATCTCTTTTAGATAGTCTTGAAAAAAATGATAAAGAAGGAGAATTCGCAATTCTTAGCAAGAATTTAATTACACAATCATCAAAAGAGGAATTTGGTGATTATCAATGTAATGTTTGTTTGAGTTTATCTAAAATATATAAAAAGAACCCAAGAGATATTTCAAATGATTTTATTAACCTTTTAAATAAAAATAAAAGCATAGCAAAATTATGTAAGAGTCTAGAAATAGCTGGACCTGGATTTATAAATATAAAATTAAAAGATGAGGTTCTAATAAATGAAATTAAGTCAAATATTCAATGCAATAGGGCTGGCATACCTCTAATTAGAAAAGATTTAGATGGTGGTTTGTCCAATAAAGTTATTGTCGATTTTTCTAGCCCTAATATTGCTAAAGAAATGCATGTAGGGCATTTAAGATCAACAATAATAGGTGACTCAATATCTAGAATTTTCGAGTTAAGAGGTTATGAAGTATTAAGACTCAATCATGTTGGTGATTGGGGAACACAATTTGGCATGCTTATTACTCAGCTCAAAGATTTATATTCAAATGATCTAGAAGAAATAGGAAAGATCAAGATAAGTGATTTAGTTGAATTTTATAAAGAATCAAAAAAAAGATTTGATAACGAATCTGAATTCCAAAAAAGATCTAGAGAGGAAGTAGTTAAGTTACAAAGTGGAGATATTAAATCGATTAAAGCTTGGAAATTATTATGTGATCAATCAAGGAAAGAATTTGATGAAATCTATAAAAATTTAAAAATAAAAATAGAAGAAAGAGGTGAATCTTTTTATAATCCCTTCTTAAAATCAGTTATTGATGATTTGAATTTAGAAAAAATATTAGTAGAAGATCAAGGAGCAAAATGTGTATTTTTAGATGGGATGACTAATAAAGAAGGAAAACCTTTACCGTTAATTATTCAAAAAAAAGATGGAGGGTTTAATTATGCCACCACAGATCTTGCTGCTATAAGATACAGATTCAATAAACCTCCTAATGGCGATGATGCTTCAAGAATTATTTATGTAACTGATCATGGGCAAGCAAATCATTTTGCTGGAGTCTTTCAAGTTGCAAAAAAAGCAAAATGGATCCCAGAAAATTGTCAAGTAGACCATGTCCCTTTTGGGTTAGTTCAAGGAATTGATGGCAAAAAACTAAAGACAAGAGAAGGGAAAACAATACGCCTAAAAGATTTATTAAATGAAGCAGTTAGAAGAGCAAAAGAAGATTTATTGAAAAGATTAGAAGATGAAGATCGTTATGAGACCGAAGAGTTTATAGCAAATACTTCAAGAATTATTGGATTAGGAGCTGTTAAGTATGCAGATTTAAGTCAAAATAGGATTACTAATTATCAATTTAGTTTTGATAAAATGCTTTCCCTTAATGGTAATACTGCTCCTTATTTGTTATATACACTTGTAAGAATTTTAGGAATTAAAAGAAAAAATGATTTTGTTTATGAATCTAAAGATTTTCAGTACGTAAATTATGAACATAAATCTGAGTGGAAACTTATTAGAAAATTACTTAGGTTCGATGAAGTCATAATTTCTATTGAAAAAGACTTAATGCCAAATAGATTATGCAATTATCTGTTCGAGCTATGTCAGACTTTTAATAGATTCTATGATCAAGTTCCAATCCTCAAAGAAGAAAAAAATATAAAAATCTCTAGGCTTAATTTATGTGACCTAACTGCAAAAACATTAAAATTAAGCTTAGAGCTTTTAGGAATTGAAACTTTAGAAAGAATGTAA
- the nadC gene encoding carboxylating nicotinate-nucleotide diphosphorylase, with the protein MDLNTPIISKIIDNWIDEDIGRGDLTSSSITEENGNAYWIAKEEGIFCGVEIIKEIFRKIDLKIIPKFNISDGDKFVKDQKLLEIYGPSKSLLASERISLNIAMHLSGISTYTKNLKDKLEGTNIKLADTRKTTPGLRIFEKYAFKCGGGVNHRMGLYDAAMIKENHIAWTDNLKNAVQNIRLNSPFTTHIIIEAENIDQAKEAVLAGADSVLLDELSPEIIKKNVQELRELSINSLQKEVNKNLIIEVSGINPQEISKYLIKGIDLISTSSSITKSNWIDLSMRYIN; encoded by the coding sequence GTGGATTTAAATACTCCAATAATAAGTAAAATCATTGATAATTGGATCGATGAAGATATAGGTAGGGGAGATCTTACAAGTTCCTCTATTACAGAAGAGAATGGTAATGCATATTGGATTGCAAAAGAAGAGGGTATATTCTGCGGGGTTGAAATTATAAAAGAAATTTTTAGAAAAATTGATTTAAAAATCATTCCAAAATTTAATATCTCTGATGGAGATAAATTTGTTAAAGATCAAAAACTCCTAGAAATATATGGGCCTTCAAAAAGTTTACTCGCTAGTGAAAGGATCAGCTTAAATATAGCAATGCATTTATCTGGAATATCAACATATACAAAGAATCTTAAAGATAAATTAGAAGGCACAAATATAAAATTAGCAGATACTAGGAAAACGACCCCTGGCTTAAGAATATTTGAAAAATATGCATTCAAATGTGGAGGTGGGGTGAATCATAGAATGGGATTATACGATGCTGCTATGATCAAAGAAAATCATATTGCATGGACAGATAATCTTAAGAATGCAGTACAAAATATTCGCCTAAATTCGCCTTTTACAACTCATATCATAATTGAAGCTGAGAATATCGACCAGGCAAAAGAAGCAGTATTAGCAGGAGCGGATAGTGTCTTATTAGATGAACTTAGTCCTGAAATAATCAAAAAAAACGTTCAAGAATTAAGAGAGTTATCAATTAATAGTCTACAAAAAGAAGTCAATAAAAATTTGATAATAGAAGTTTCTGGAATAAACCCTCAAGAAATTAGTAAATATCTGATAAAAGGTATTGATTTGATTTCAACAAGTTCTTCAATCACCAAAAGTAATTGGATTGATTTGAGTATGCGTTATATTAATTAA
- the mnmE gene encoding tRNA uridine-5-carboxymethylaminomethyl(34) synthesis GTPase MnmE, which translates to MDSIVTTEDTIAAIASAISIGKGGVAIIRVSGKDATNSCKKIVQTKSKYAWESHRVFRGFIKENKQNKFIDEVLILVMKSPNSFTGEDVVELHCHGGIIIVNKVLKILLSSNSRVRLANPGEFSQRAFLNGKIDLTQAESINQLINASNTRSAELAFSGVQGEIKKKIDDIKNDLINQLCEIEARVDFEEDFTDFDYTKYLKNIKKVKEKIELLIENAKRNSYIHNGISIALIGKTNVGKSSLLNLLAKKEKAIVTNIPGTTRDVIEVNLTINDIPMKIIDTAGIRETHEQIESIGIKKSFGKIKESDFIIYIYSLEEGFNEEDKKIIQEIPKEKLITILGNKKDLIDCKNINSNELKNTILMSIKNNDGERLLIDTIIKKCGLKQVENINIFLNERHLTNLSACLSNLNDTDEIIENKLPFDLLSIELRDGIQNLSKITGQELTEELLDNIFSKFCIGK; encoded by the coding sequence ATGGATTCGATAGTTACTACAGAAGATACGATAGCCGCAATTGCTTCAGCTATAAGTATTGGGAAGGGAGGAGTTGCGATAATAAGAGTATCAGGGAAAGACGCAACAAATTCTTGCAAAAAGATTGTTCAAACTAAATCCAAATATGCATGGGAATCACATAGGGTGTTTCGTGGTTTTATTAAGGAGAATAAACAAAATAAATTTATAGATGAGGTTTTAATTTTAGTGATGAAATCCCCAAATAGCTTCACAGGAGAGGATGTAGTTGAACTTCATTGCCATGGCGGAATTATCATAGTAAATAAAGTTTTAAAGATATTATTATCTAGTAATTCTAGAGTTAGACTTGCAAACCCAGGAGAATTTAGTCAAAGAGCTTTTCTTAATGGAAAAATAGACCTTACTCAAGCCGAGTCGATTAATCAATTAATTAATGCAAGCAATACCAGATCAGCAGAGTTAGCCTTTAGCGGGGTTCAAGGAGAAATAAAGAAAAAAATTGATGATATTAAAAATGACCTTATAAATCAACTTTGCGAAATAGAAGCGAGAGTTGATTTTGAAGAAGACTTCACAGATTTTGATTACACCAAATATCTAAAAAACATTAAAAAAGTCAAAGAAAAAATAGAATTACTAATAGAAAATGCAAAAAGAAATTCATATATTCACAATGGAATATCCATTGCGCTTATAGGTAAAACAAATGTTGGTAAAAGCTCTTTATTAAATTTGCTTGCAAAAAAAGAGAAAGCAATCGTAACTAATATTCCTGGAACAACTAGAGATGTTATTGAAGTTAATTTAACTATTAATGATATTCCAATGAAAATAATTGATACTGCTGGCATAAGAGAAACTCATGAACAAATTGAAAGTATTGGAATTAAAAAAAGTTTTGGGAAAATAAAAGAGTCAGATTTTATAATTTATATTTATAGTCTTGAAGAAGGATTTAATGAAGAAGACAAAAAAATAATACAAGAAATTCCCAAAGAAAAATTAATTACTATTTTGGGCAATAAAAAAGATTTAATTGATTGCAAAAATATTAATTCAAATGAGTTAAAAAACACAATTCTTATGAGTATTAAGAATAATGATGGTGAAAGGTTATTAATAGACACAATTATAAAAAAATGCGGATTAAAACAAGTAGAAAATATCAATATATTTTTAAACGAAAGACATCTAACAAATTTGTCTGCTTGCTTATCTAATTTAAATGATACTGATGAAATAATTGAAAATAAATTGCCATTTGATTTGTTATCAATTGAACTGAGAGATGGAATTCAAAACTTATCTAAAATAACTGGTCAAGAATTAACAGAGGAACTTCTAGATAATATTTTTTCTAAGTTTTGTATAGGTAAATAA
- a CDS encoding DUF2062 domain-containing protein — protein MRFKRDITYMKILSLFRSQNGSPFFNAKGLAIGVFSGCFPFFGFQTLMGVFFAKIAKGNIVLAAIGTWISNPFTYIPLYYFNYKVGSFFLNNPSNKILEKSLVIDDLWKQGRIFSLKLLLGSSCVGILLALICGSIVFFIYKIKSKR, from the coding sequence ATGAGATTTAAAAGAGATATTACCTATATGAAAATTCTATCATTATTTAGGAGTCAGAATGGAAGTCCTTTCTTTAATGCTAAAGGTTTAGCTATAGGTGTATTTAGTGGTTGCTTTCCTTTTTTTGGTTTTCAGACTTTAATGGGAGTATTTTTTGCGAAAATAGCTAAGGGAAATATTGTTCTAGCTGCAATTGGTACCTGGATCAGCAACCCTTTTACTTATATTCCACTTTATTATTTTAACTATAAAGTTGGTTCGTTTTTTTTAAATAATCCTTCTAATAAAATTCTTGAAAAAAGTTTAGTTATTGATGACTTATGGAAACAAGGTAGAATTTTTTCACTAAAATTACTCTTAGGTTCATCTTGTGTAGGTATTTTATTAGCTTTGATTTGCGGCAGTATTGTTTTCTTTATCTACAAGATAAAAAGTAAAAGATAG
- a CDS encoding RelA/SpoT family protein — MSEAAANSKEKNEIEVSKTILPENKKYESESLNYQINIPDWLLKDIHNFEKSNKENDENQNLIVKAFKLAYKAHDGQFRASGEPYIIHPVAVANLLKEIGASASVIAAGLLHDVVEDTGIDLSEIETNFGLEVKILVEGVTKLGGIHFNNRTEAQAENLRKMFLAMASDIRVVLVKLADRLHNMRTIEWLNDEKKLRIARETREIYAPLANRLGINRFKWELEDLAFKFLEPKEYLDLKDQIAVKRSDREKRLKVTLNLMKENLISAGLKNFEITGRPKHLYGIWSKMERQQKHFHEIYDVAALRIIVDNSDSCYRALAVVHDTFKPIPGRFKDYIGLPKPNGYQSLHTSVIGRHRPIEVQIRTTSMHQIAEYGIAAHWQYKEGGSPAKSNAERFNWLRQLVEWQQEGNERDHNDYLASIKEDLFDEEVFVITPKGDVVGLRKGSTAIDFAYRIHSEVGNHCNGIRINEKLSPLSTALQNGDFIEILTSNNATPSLDWLNFVVTPTAKNRIRQWYKKSHRDETIKRGRDLLEKEVGRNGFEALLSSEAMKKVANRCNLKTTEDLLASLGFGGLTLHQVLNRLREEIKLQTEDVKNVSDSEIAKSLKSNSNLSTVKSNAAAKSPISGIEGLDYRIGKCCTPLPGEDIVGTVSLGNHGITIHREDCENVIPIPIERRLPVGWNQDNKTGDNKFPIQLRIEVIDRVGVLKDILMRLSDKGINVSDANVKTAYGKPAIINLCVGLESYNQLHKTIEQIKSMADVLDIARVGQS; from the coding sequence ATGTCCGAGGCAGCTGCAAATTCAAAAGAAAAAAACGAAATTGAAGTTTCCAAAACTATTTTGCCTGAAAATAAAAAATATGAAAGTGAATCTTTGAATTATCAAATAAATATTCCCGATTGGCTTCTTAAAGATATTCATAATTTTGAAAAATCAAATAAAGAAAATGATGAGAATCAAAACCTTATAGTAAAGGCTTTTAAACTTGCTTATAAAGCTCATGATGGACAATTCCGTGCGAGCGGCGAGCCATACATTATCCACCCGGTTGCTGTTGCAAATCTCCTTAAAGAAATAGGTGCTAGTGCATCTGTTATTGCTGCAGGCCTTTTACATGATGTAGTTGAAGATACTGGCATTGATTTATCCGAAATAGAAACAAATTTTGGATTAGAAGTAAAAATACTTGTAGAGGGTGTAACAAAATTAGGCGGCATTCACTTTAACAACAGGACTGAAGCACAAGCTGAAAATCTTAGGAAAATGTTTTTGGCTATGGCCAGCGATATCAGAGTTGTCTTAGTTAAACTTGCAGATCGACTTCACAACATGAGAACAATTGAATGGCTAAATGATGAGAAAAAACTAAGAATAGCGAGAGAAACAAGAGAGATTTATGCACCATTAGCTAATCGACTAGGAATAAACAGATTTAAATGGGAATTAGAAGATTTAGCTTTTAAATTCCTAGAGCCCAAAGAATATCTAGATCTTAAAGATCAAATCGCCGTTAAAAGAAGTGATAGAGAAAAAAGATTAAAAGTAACTTTAAATCTTATGAAGGAAAACTTGATTTCAGCAGGTTTGAAAAATTTTGAAATAACAGGAAGGCCAAAACATCTTTATGGCATCTGGAGCAAAATGGAAAGACAACAAAAGCATTTTCACGAGATTTATGATGTTGCTGCCCTAAGAATTATCGTGGACAATTCAGATAGTTGTTATAGAGCTTTAGCAGTTGTTCATGATACTTTCAAACCAATTCCAGGTAGATTTAAAGACTATATAGGATTACCAAAACCGAATGGATATCAGTCATTACACACTTCTGTGATTGGAAGACATCGACCTATTGAAGTTCAAATTAGAACTACTTCGATGCATCAAATTGCTGAATATGGTATTGCCGCTCATTGGCAATATAAAGAGGGCGGTTCTCCTGCTAAAAGTAATGCCGAGAGATTTAATTGGCTAAGACAATTAGTAGAATGGCAACAAGAAGGTAATGAAAGGGATCATAATGATTATTTAGCTTCAATTAAAGAAGATTTATTTGATGAAGAAGTATTTGTAATCACTCCAAAAGGAGATGTTGTTGGTTTAAGGAAAGGATCTACCGCGATAGATTTCGCCTACAGAATCCATTCTGAAGTTGGAAATCACTGTAATGGAATAAGAATTAATGAAAAGCTTTCTCCATTATCTACAGCACTTCAAAATGGTGACTTCATAGAAATTTTGACCAGTAATAATGCTACTCCAAGCTTGGATTGGCTGAACTTTGTAGTTACACCAACTGCTAAAAATAGAATCCGCCAATGGTATAAGAAAAGCCATCGTGATGAAACGATTAAAAGAGGTAGAGATTTACTTGAAAAAGAAGTAGGTCGAAACGGTTTTGAAGCATTACTTTCTAGCGAAGCCATGAAAAAAGTTGCAAATCGATGCAATTTAAAAACTACTGAAGACCTTCTTGCATCTCTCGGTTTTGGCGGTTTAACTTTGCATCAAGTATTAAACAGACTAAGAGAAGAAATAAAATTACAAACGGAAGATGTAAAAAATGTTTCTGACTCTGAAATAGCAAAATCTCTTAAAAGTAATAGTAATTTATCCACTGTTAAATCCAATGCGGCAGCTAAATCACCAATTTCCGGGATAGAAGGTCTTGATTACAGAATAGGTAAATGCTGTACTCCACTTCCAGGTGAGGATATTGTCGGAACTGTATCGCTCGGCAACCATGGGATAACCATACATAGGGAAGATTGTGAGAATGTAATACCAATTCCAATAGAGAGAAGATTACCTGTTGGTTGGAATCAAGATAATAAAACTGGCGATAATAAGTTTCCAATTCAGCTACGAATAGAAGTAATTGATAGAGTTGGAGTCCTTAAAGATATTCTTATGCGGTTATCTGATAAAGGTATAAACGTTAGCGATGCAAATGTTAAAACTGCTTATGGTAAACCAGCTATTATAAATCTTTGTGTAGGTCTCGAAAGTTATAATCAACTTCACAAAACAATTGAACAAATTAAATCAATGGCAGATGTTTTAGATATTGCCAGAGTTGGTCAAAGTTAA
- a CDS encoding ABC transporter ATP-binding protein has product MEKNKEKIIVVKNLTVKYGLKQQPIIKNFNLEIDSGDHLAIIGPSGCGKTTFAKTLVNILPAKATSKGYLSISNVDPRRINNKDAQLFRRKNFGFIYQDSIKKLNPLMRVGDHLYELFKTHDQTKSSLAIKKLVREVFQKVGIEESRLDSFPHQFSGGMRQRVSIAMALALKPKLLIADEPTTSLDTKTSFEIMQEIIHLCNEFDTTLILISHDINLAAKWCKKVAIIEKGSIVEKGNILDIFQSPKSDIGKKLVNASKIVLEPNNKNNARDEVVLEVNNLRHWYKLNSSIFINKWNKALNEVSFKLYENETLGIVGSSGSGKSTLCRALIGLLKVRGGEIKIYDKNHASKKNKSFKKKNKVQIIFQDPFSSLNPKMTIKNILEDIFFIQKISDKRKIEKEIKLMLRNLNLPLNNDFFNSYPNQLSGGQLQRISLARALLLKPKILICDESVNMLDASVKIEILELLRVLQEKMNLTIIFITHDLGIAKRFCNRLLVMNHGKIVDEGESSVIFTKTQNPYTKSLLNSSLNLI; this is encoded by the coding sequence ATGGAAAAAAATAAAGAAAAAATTATTGTAGTTAAAAATCTTACTGTTAAATATGGTCTAAAACAGCAACCTATTATCAAAAATTTTAATTTGGAAATAGATAGTGGAGATCATTTGGCCATAATAGGACCTTCTGGATGTGGAAAGACCACTTTTGCAAAAACATTAGTAAATATATTGCCTGCAAAGGCAACTTCTAAAGGGTATCTATCGATTTCTAATGTAGATCCTAGGAGAATAAACAACAAAGATGCACAATTATTTAGAAGAAAGAATTTTGGATTTATTTATCAAGACTCTATAAAAAAACTTAATCCGCTAATGAGAGTTGGGGATCATTTATATGAATTATTTAAAACACATGATCAAACTAAATCATCTTTAGCTATTAAAAAATTAGTAAGAGAAGTTTTTCAAAAAGTCGGAATTGAAGAAAGTAGACTTGATTCTTTCCCACATCAATTTAGCGGCGGAATGAGACAGAGAGTTTCTATAGCAATGGCACTTGCTTTGAAACCTAAATTATTAATAGCTGATGAACCTACAACAAGCTTAGATACCAAAACAAGTTTTGAAATTATGCAAGAAATAATTCATCTATGTAATGAATTTGATACAACTTTAATTTTAATTAGTCATGATATTAATCTTGCAGCAAAGTGGTGTAAAAAAGTTGCAATAATTGAAAAGGGATCGATTGTTGAAAAAGGGAATATATTAGATATTTTTCAATCACCAAAATCAGATATCGGGAAAAAGTTAGTAAATGCTTCAAAAATAGTATTAGAACCAAATAATAAAAATAATGCTCGAGATGAGGTCGTTCTAGAGGTAAATAACCTAAGACATTGGTATAAATTAAATTCTTCAATTTTCATTAATAAATGGAATAAGGCTTTAAATGAAGTTAGTTTCAAGTTGTATGAGAATGAGACTCTTGGAATAGTTGGTTCTTCAGGGAGTGGTAAAAGTACATTATGTAGGGCTTTAATTGGACTTCTTAAAGTAAGAGGTGGTGAAATCAAAATTTATGATAAAAATCATGCATCGAAAAAAAATAAATCTTTTAAAAAGAAAAATAAAGTGCAAATTATTTTTCAAGATCCTTTTTCAAGTTTGAATCCGAAAATGACAATTAAAAATATTTTGGAAGATATATTTTTTATTCAAAAAATTTCAGATAAAAGAAAAATCGAAAAAGAAATAAAATTAATGTTAAGAAATTTAAATCTTCCCTTAAATAATGATTTTTTTAATTCTTATCCTAACCAATTATCTGGTGGTCAGTTGCAAAGAATTTCATTGGCCAGGGCGCTATTGTTGAAGCCAAAAATTTTAATTTGTGATGAGAGCGTAAATATGTTGGATGCTTCAGTAAAAATAGAGATTCTTGAATTACTAAGAGTCTTGCAAGAAAAAATGAATTTAACGATTATTTTTATTACCCATGATTTAGGAATTGCTAAAAGATTTTGTAATAGGTTGCTAGTTATGAATCATGGAAAGATAGTTGATGAAGGAGAGAGTTCTGTAATATTCACTAAAACTCAAAACCCGTATACAAAATCGCTTCTAAATTCCTCTTTAAATCTCATTTAA
- a CDS encoding RluA family pseudouridine synthase, with translation MELNNQNSFGIGEGELIEIIYELPLPMRLDRWLVSKRPEQSRARIQHFINSGLVLVNYKTAKAKTPLKNGDNVQIWMPPPEPLIYLKPEKMDLNILFEDEHIIVINKQSGLIVHPAPGHKSGTLVNGLLFHCKDLPGINGKLRPGIVHRLDKDTSGCMVVAKSQEALVNLQKQIKEKIASREYIAVIHGAPNSEKGQIVGHIGRDKFNRLKYKVVEETLGRYACTYWKLEERFGNYSLMSFKLDTGRTHQIRVHCAHINHPIVGDPLYGRCKKLPCKLDGQALHAIKLGLIHPINGKEMIFESELPLDFQKLLSVLKVK, from the coding sequence ATGGAATTAAATAATCAAAATTCATTCGGGATTGGAGAAGGTGAGCTTATAGAAATTATTTATGAGCTACCTCTGCCTATGAGGCTAGACAGATGGTTGGTAAGTAAAAGGCCAGAACAAAGTAGAGCAAGAATTCAACATTTTATAAATTCAGGTTTAGTACTTGTAAACTATAAGACCGCAAAAGCAAAGACCCCATTAAAAAATGGCGACAACGTTCAAATATGGATGCCTCCACCAGAACCGCTTATTTATTTGAAACCTGAAAAAATGGATTTAAATATCCTTTTTGAAGACGAGCACATCATAGTTATCAATAAACAATCAGGTCTAATAGTTCATCCAGCCCCTGGACACAAATCTGGAACTTTAGTGAATGGATTACTATTTCACTGTAAAGATCTGCCTGGAATTAATGGGAAACTAAGACCTGGGATTGTTCACAGATTAGATAAAGATACCTCCGGATGTATGGTGGTTGCAAAAAGCCAAGAGGCATTAGTAAATCTCCAGAAACAAATTAAAGAAAAAATAGCATCACGCGAATATATTGCAGTAATTCATGGAGCACCTAATTCTGAAAAAGGCCAAATAGTGGGACACATTGGCAGAGATAAATTCAATAGATTGAAATATAAAGTAGTTGAAGAAACATTAGGAAGGTATGCCTGTACCTATTGGAAATTAGAAGAAAGATTTGGCAATTACTCATTAATGAGTTTCAAACTAGATACGGGGCGAACGCATCAAATAAGAGTTCATTGCGCTCACATTAATCATCCAATTGTGGGTGATCCATTATATGGAAGATGTAAAAAACTACCATGTAAATTAGATGGCCAAGCTTTACACGCCATCAAGCTTGGACTTATACATCCAATAAATGGTAAAGAAATGATATTTGAATCAGAATTACCATTAGATTTTCAAAAATTACTAAGTGTTCTTAAAGTTAAATGA